A portion of the Streptococcus urinalis 2285-97 genome contains these proteins:
- a CDS encoding betaine/proline/choline family ABC transporter ATP-binding protein (Members of the family are the ATP-binding subunit of ABC transporters for substrates such as betaine, L-proline or other amino acids, choline, carnitine, etc. The substrate specificity is best determined from the substrate-binding subunit, rather than this subunit, as it interacts with the permease subunit and not with substrate directly.) — MAQEPIIEYQNVNKIYGDNVAVENINLTINPGDFVCFIGTSGSGKTTLMRMINHMLKPTNGKLLFKGKDISTINPIELRRKIGYVIQNIGLMPHMTIYENIVLVPKLLKWSEEEKRAKARELIKLVELPEDFLDRYPSELSGGQQQRIGVIRALAADQDIILMDEPFGALDPITREGIQDLVKSLQKEMGKTIVLVTHDMDEALKLATKIVVMDGGKMVQEGTPNDLLHHPATSFVEQMIGEERLLHAQADITPVKQIMLKNPVSITAEKTLTEAITLMRQKRVDSLLVTDDDKLIGFVDLESLSSKYKKDRLVSDILKHTDFYVMEDDLLRDTAERILKRGLKYAPVVDKENNLKGIVTRASLVDMLYDIIWGDGDTETEDDQ, encoded by the coding sequence ATGGCTCAAGAACCTATCATTGAATATCAGAATGTTAATAAAATTTACGGTGACAATGTTGCTGTCGAAAATATTAACCTAACCATTAATCCTGGTGATTTTGTTTGCTTTATAGGAACTAGTGGTTCTGGTAAGACAACTTTAATGCGTATGATTAATCATATGCTAAAACCAACAAATGGGAAATTATTATTCAAAGGTAAAGATATTTCAACCATCAATCCTATTGAATTAAGACGTAAGATCGGTTATGTGATTCAAAATATTGGATTAATGCCACACATGACCATTTACGAAAATATTGTTTTAGTTCCAAAATTACTAAAATGGTCTGAAGAAGAAAAAAGAGCTAAAGCTAGAGAATTAATCAAATTGGTAGAATTGCCAGAAGATTTTCTAGACCGTTATCCTAGTGAACTTTCAGGTGGGCAACAACAACGTATTGGTGTTATTCGTGCACTTGCAGCTGACCAAGATATCATTTTAATGGATGAACCCTTTGGTGCGCTAGACCCTATCACACGTGAAGGTATCCAAGACTTAGTAAAATCTCTTCAAAAAGAAATGGGAAAAACTATTGTTTTAGTAACTCATGACATGGACGAAGCCCTCAAACTAGCAACTAAAATTGTCGTTATGGATGGCGGAAAAATGGTTCAAGAAGGGACTCCAAATGACCTCTTACACCATCCAGCAACTAGCTTTGTTGAACAGATGATTGGTGAGGAAAGACTTCTCCACGCGCAAGCTGATATCACACCTGTTAAGCAAATCATGTTAAAAAATCCTGTATCTATCACTGCTGAAAAAACACTAACTGAGGCAATCACCTTGATGCGCCAAAAACGGGTTGACTCACTCTTAGTTACAGATGATGATAAATTAATTGGTTTTGTCGACTTAGAATCTTTAAGCAGCAAATACAAAAAAGACAGATTGGTTTCTGATATCTTAAAACATACAGATTTCTATGTTATGGAAGATGACCTCCTTAGAGATACAGCTGAACGTATCTTAAAACGTGGATTGAAATATGCACCAGTTGTTGATAAAGAAAATAACCTAAAAGGTATCGTTACAAGAGCATCTCTCGTTGATATGCTTTATGATATCATTTGGGGAGATGGTGATACAGAAACGGAGGATGATCAGTAA
- a CDS encoding ABC transporter permease: MKNMNTFQQFIYYFQHNGSYISQQFIHHFLISVYGVLLAALVGIPLGIFIARRRKIKGVVMGIANVIQTIPSLAMISIIMLGLGLGIKTVIATVFLYSLLPIITNTYTGIRNVDDNLLDAAKGMGMTTRQRLFMVELPLSISVIMAGLRNALVVAIGITAIGAFVGGGGLGDIIIRGTNATNGGAIILAGSLPTALMAIFSDIILGGIQRMLEPRK, translated from the coding sequence ATGAAAAATATGAATACTTTCCAACAGTTTATCTACTATTTTCAACATAATGGCAGCTACATTTCACAACAATTTATCCATCACTTTTTAATCTCAGTATATGGCGTTTTATTAGCAGCACTTGTTGGAATTCCTCTAGGTATTTTTATTGCAAGGCGACGTAAAATCAAAGGTGTTGTCATGGGGATTGCCAATGTTATCCAAACCATTCCTTCTTTAGCTATGATTTCTATTATCATGTTAGGCTTAGGGCTTGGTATTAAAACTGTTATTGCAACTGTATTCCTTTATTCTTTATTACCAATAATTACAAATACATACACTGGTATCAGAAATGTTGATGACAATCTTCTAGATGCTGCTAAAGGTATGGGAATGACTACACGTCAACGTCTTTTTATGGTAGAATTACCTCTTTCAATCTCAGTAATCATGGCAGGTCTTCGAAATGCATTAGTCGTTGCTATTGGGATTACTGCAATTGGTGCTTTCGTCGGCGGGGGCGGTCTTGGTGATATTATTATCCGCGGGACAAACGCCACAAACGGTGGTGCCATTATCCTAGCAGGATCTCTACCTACTGCTTTAATGGCCATCTTTTCAGATATCATCTTGGGAGGCATCCAACGTATGCTAGAACCTAGAAAATAA
- a CDS encoding ABC transporter permease has product MLDFLSEYGTQILVKTWEQIYISFFAMALGILIAVPLGVLLTRFPKTAKIVISIASMLQTIPSLALLALMIPLFGIGKTPAIIALFIYSLLPILRNTYIGMDNVSPTLKDCAKGMGMKPIQSIFQVELPLAIPIIMAGIRLSTIYVIAWATLASYIGAGGLGDLIFSGLNLFQPKLILGGTIPVIILSLIIDYLLGLLETALTPKTRREA; this is encoded by the coding sequence ATGCTTGATTTTCTTTCAGAATATGGTACTCAAATCCTTGTCAAAACTTGGGAACAAATTTATATCTCATTTTTTGCCATGGCACTTGGTATCTTAATTGCTGTGCCATTAGGAGTTTTACTGACCCGTTTTCCAAAAACAGCAAAAATCGTAATTTCAATTGCTAGTATGCTACAAACCATTCCAAGTTTGGCCCTTTTGGCTTTGATGATTCCTTTATTTGGTATCGGGAAAACACCAGCTATCATTGCTTTGTTTATCTATTCTCTCTTACCAATCTTAAGAAATACTTATATCGGGATGGATAATGTCAGTCCTACTTTAAAAGACTGTGCTAAAGGAATGGGAATGAAACCCATACAATCTATTTTTCAGGTTGAATTACCATTAGCAATACCAATCATAATGGCTGGTATTCGTCTTTCAACCATTTATGTAATTGCTTGGGCAACCCTAGCCTCATATATTGGAGCTGGTGGTCTTGGTGACTTGATTTTCAGTGGGTTAAATCTTTTCCAACCAAAACTAATCCTAGGTGGTACAATCCCTGTTATTATCCTCTCACTTATCATTGATTATTTATTAGGCCTATTAGAAACTGCATTAACACCAAAAACAAGAAGGGAGGCCTAA
- a CDS encoding osmoprotectant ABC transporter substrate-binding protein, whose protein sequence is MFKKSRLLWFPLVMLSLVIVSGCQLTGQTKFSNKTIKVAAQSSTESSIVANIVTELIHHELGYNTTLISNLGSSTVTHQALLRGDADIAATRYTGTDITGTLGLKAVKDPTKAAKLVKSEFQKRYDQTWYPTYGFSDTYAFMVTKAFAKENNVTKISDLKKLATNMKAGVDSSWMNREGDGYNDFKKTYGFSFTHIYPMQIGLVYDAVESNKMQSVLGYSTDGRISSYDLEILKDDKQFFPPYEASMVVNNSVIKNDPKLKKLLHRLDGKINLKTMQNLNYRVDDKLLEPSVVAKQFLEKNHYFRGDK, encoded by the coding sequence ATGTTTAAAAAATCACGTTTACTCTGGTTTCCACTTGTAATGCTATCGTTAGTTATCGTATCTGGCTGTCAATTAACTGGACAAACAAAATTCTCAAATAAAACCATTAAGGTTGCAGCTCAAAGTTCTACTGAATCTAGTATCGTTGCTAATATTGTCACTGAATTGATTCATCATGAACTAGGTTATAACACAACTCTTATTAGTAACCTTGGTTCTTCAACCGTGACTCACCAAGCTTTACTTCGTGGCGATGCTGATATTGCCGCAACACGTTATACTGGTACTGACATTACTGGTACTCTTGGTTTAAAAGCTGTTAAAGACCCAACAAAAGCTGCCAAATTAGTAAAATCTGAATTCCAAAAACGTTATGACCAAACTTGGTATCCTACCTATGGCTTTTCAGATACTTATGCTTTTATGGTAACAAAGGCCTTTGCAAAAGAAAATAATGTTACTAAAATTTCTGATCTCAAAAAACTAGCAACAAATATGAAAGCTGGTGTCGATAGCTCTTGGATGAACCGTGAAGGAGATGGCTATAATGATTTTAAAAAAACTTATGGCTTTAGCTTCACACATATTTACCCAATGCAAATTGGGCTTGTGTACGATGCCGTTGAAAGCAACAAAATGCAATCTGTTTTAGGGTATTCAACTGACGGTCGTATCTCAAGTTATGATCTTGAAATTTTAAAAGATGACAAACAATTCTTCCCGCCATATGAAGCATCAATGGTAGTTAATAATTCCGTTATTAAAAATGATCCTAAATTGAAAAAGCTACTTCATCGTTTAGATGGAAAAATTAATCTCAAAACAATGCAAAACTTGAATTATCGAGTAGATGATAAGTTATTAGAGCCTTCAGTTGTTGCAAAACAATTTTTAGAAAAAAACCATTATTTTAGAGGAGATAAATAA
- a CDS encoding glucose PTS transporter subunit IIA, whose translation MDYQKFAKDIIDNVGGVSNINQLSHCMTRLRFNLKDASKANKEALENLENVIGVVYAGGQYIVILGPHLIQTYETIMKNYPIQSGGSINENLDGDLQEKEKLTWKNAFSKLISFVSASVTPMVPGLIAGGMLKVALILITTFISKDWATSSSYLLLSAIGDAPFFFMPVFVAYGAATKLGATSIYAMAASAALLHANYTTLVAAGKGFELFGLPVNPLSYGTSLLPALLISVVAYYTEKWLNKIIPNLFKAIFVGMGTIFIAGSLGYLILGPLGNYIGQGVASIFMFLNDTIGPFAVGLLAAALPWMVMTGMHQAITPFMPQLLVNPGYDALLRPAFLMHNMAEGGAVLGVSFRIKDKVKRSEFLSIAVGAIVAGVSEPAIYGVNLKYKRPMWAVMIGGFAGGFVASLLGAKAYVMGYSNPLALPIFGKTSLAAAVGILVTIIVATVAGYIFGIGNDPKEASITNPVQKDFPDDAIVAVSDGELLPLETVNDDAFAKKLMGDGIAIKLKSDFIVSPINGELMTVFPTGHAFGITGHDGLEVLVHIGIYTVELEGKGFNVLANTGDKVRAGQPIVTIDRQEIEKAGYDTTTMLVITNANNQEIHLQEKGEVKASHVLN comes from the coding sequence ATGGATTACCAAAAGTTCGCAAAGGATATCATCGACAATGTTGGTGGTGTCAGCAATATTAATCAATTGTCACACTGTATGACAAGGTTGCGTTTTAATCTAAAAGATGCCTCAAAAGCTAATAAGGAGGCGCTGGAAAATTTAGAAAATGTCATTGGTGTTGTTTATGCTGGTGGACAGTATATAGTTATTTTAGGTCCACATCTTATCCAAACCTATGAAACTATAATGAAAAATTACCCCATTCAATCTGGTGGGTCAATCAATGAAAATTTAGATGGCGATTTGCAAGAAAAAGAAAAGCTCACCTGGAAAAATGCGTTTTCCAAATTAATCAGCTTTGTGTCTGCCTCCGTAACACCTATGGTTCCTGGCCTTATTGCAGGTGGTATGCTGAAAGTCGCACTTATTTTGATTACAACCTTTATCTCTAAAGATTGGGCAACATCTTCATCATATCTACTGCTATCTGCAATTGGTGATGCGCCTTTCTTCTTTATGCCAGTGTTTGTTGCTTATGGTGCCGCTACTAAGCTAGGAGCAACCTCTATCTATGCAATGGCAGCGTCTGCTGCACTTTTACATGCAAATTACACTACTTTAGTAGCAGCTGGTAAAGGTTTTGAACTTTTTGGGCTTCCTGTTAATCCACTATCTTATGGAACATCTCTCTTACCAGCTCTTCTTATTTCAGTTGTTGCTTATTATACTGAAAAATGGTTAAACAAAATTATTCCAAATCTCTTTAAAGCTATTTTTGTTGGTATGGGAACTATTTTTATCGCTGGTTCATTAGGTTATCTTATACTTGGACCTTTAGGTAATTATATTGGTCAAGGCGTTGCTTCAATCTTTATGTTCTTGAATGATACAATCGGTCCTTTTGCAGTTGGCTTACTAGCTGCCGCTCTTCCTTGGATGGTTATGACTGGTATGCATCAGGCTATCACACCATTTATGCCACAATTACTGGTTAATCCTGGTTATGATGCTCTTTTACGACCAGCATTCCTAATGCATAACATGGCCGAAGGTGGTGCCGTTTTAGGGGTTAGCTTTAGAATTAAAGATAAAGTTAAACGCAGTGAATTCTTATCAATTGCTGTCGGTGCTATTGTCGCAGGTGTTTCTGAACCAGCAATTTATGGTGTTAACTTGAAATACAAACGTCCAATGTGGGCTGTTATGATTGGTGGTTTTGCTGGTGGTTTCGTGGCTAGTTTATTAGGTGCTAAAGCTTATGTCATGGGCTATTCAAATCCTCTTGCTTTACCAATTTTTGGAAAAACATCGCTAGCCGCTGCTGTCGGAATTTTAGTTACTATTATTGTCGCAACAGTTGCTGGATATATTTTTGGTATTGGAAATGATCCCAAAGAAGCATCAATTACAAATCCTGTTCAAAAAGATTTTCCAGATGATGCAATTGTAGCCGTTTCTGACGGAGAATTATTACCTTTAGAGACTGTAAACGATGATGCTTTTGCAAAAAAATTAATGGGTGATGGTATTGCCATCAAGTTAAAGAGTGACTTTATTGTTTCACCAATTAATGGGGAGTTGATGACTGTCTTTCCTACTGGTCATGCTTTTGGTATTACTGGTCATGATGGTCTTGAAGTTTTAGTTCACATTGGGATTTACACTGTAGAACTTGAGGGAAAAGGTTTCAATGTCTTAGCTAACACTGGTGACAAAGTCAGAGCTGGTCAACCAATTGTTACAATTGATCGACAAGAAATTGAAAAAGCAGGCTATGATACAACAACTATGCTCGTTATTACAAATGCCAATAATCAAGAAATTCACTTACAAGAAAAAGGAGAAGTAAAAGCTTCTCATGTCTTAAATTAG